GATTATATTGAAGGTATATTTGATTTAAGGGGAGTGGTTGTCCCGGTTGTGGATTTGGCTAAATGGATGGGTATAGAAGTACCTGATGAGAGTGAGGCACCTATTAAAAAAAGAGTAATTATTACGGAGTTTAACAATATACTTATCGGTTTTATCGTTCACGATGCAAAAAGAATAAGACGTATAAGCTGGGCGGATATCGAACCGGCACAATTCGGTGTGGGTCAGGGTAAACTTGACAGAAGCAAAATTACGGGTATAACAAGAATAGAAAACGGAGAAATTTTATTAATACTTGATTTGGAAAGTATTGTAGAGGAGATGGGACTGTTTGAAGCGAATCTTGAAGCGGATTTAGACGCGATTGAAAAATTCAGCGGTATGGTTTTGCTTGTAGATGATTCTGCGACTGCGCGAAGAATTGAAAGAGAAGCTCTTGAAAAAATGGGGTTTGAAGTAATTGAAGCTACAAACGGAGAAGAAGGACTTCAAAAATTAGAAGAATTATACGCTCTTTACGGGGACAATTTAAAAGAAAAACTGAAACTTATATTAAGTGATATAGAAATGCCTAAAATGGACGGTTATCATATGGCTGCAAAGATACATGCCGATAAAAGATTTAAAGACATCCCTCTTGTATTCAGTTCTTCAATTTCAGATGCATTTAGCGATATAAGAGGAAAAGCGGTTGGTGCGGAAGGATATCTTGTAAAATTTGATTCAAATAAATTTTATCAACAGATTGCAGATATTCTTAATAATAAAGACAATAAATAATTCTAAGAAAGGTTGGCTATGGATGAAATTCAAGAGTTATTGGAAGACTTCCTGGTAGAAGCATTTGAAATGATAGAGGAGATGGACCAGGATTTGGTTGAGCTGGAAAATTCTCCCGACGATTTGGATTTACTAAATAAAATATTTAGGGTTGCTCATACAATTAAAGGGAGCGGGAGTTTCTTAAATTTTGATAAATTGACAAGACTTACTCACCATATGGAAGCTGTTCTTGATAAAGCAAGGAAAGGTGAGCTTACGATTACACCTGAAATAATGGATGTTATTTTAGAATCCGTTGACGCAATGAAGGGTATTTTAGAATATATCAGAGACAACGGCGATGATTCGGCACCTGATATTGACATAGAACCAATTGTAGTTAGACTCGATGCTATCGTAAATGGTTCTCAAGCTTCTTCTAAATCCGCTCAAACCGAGAATACGAGTGAAAAAAATGAAGGAGAGAAAAAACCGAAAATAGTCGGTAATATTAACCTTGACGAAATAACACTTGAAAACGCTGATGAAATTGATTTAGATTCACTTTCACCTGAAGAACTTGATGCCGTACTTGAGCATTTGGTTGAACTCAGAAACAAAAAGCCTAAAAAAGTAGGTAATATCAACCTTGACGAAATAACACTTGAAAATGCTGATGAGATTGATTTGGATTCTTTAACTCCTGAAGAAGCTGATGCTGTTCTTGAACATTTGGTTGAATTAAGAAATAAACCGGCTGATAAGACAGAAAACAAGCAAACTGAAGAAAAAGATGAAAAGAAAGACAATGCACAATCTCAGGAAACAAAAAAAGAAGAAAGTAAAAACGAATTAACGCCAGCCAAAAAACAAGAACTGACGAATGAACAAAAGAAAAAAGAA
This genomic interval from Nautilia profundicola AmH contains the following:
- a CDS encoding chemotaxis protein, coding for MMDDKTLKVGSNELELVDFRLYKKEPNGGIYEGVYGINVAKVREIIKMPELTELPGSEDYIEGIFDLRGVVVPVVDLAKWMGIEVPDESEAPIKKRVIITEFNNILIGFIVHDAKRIRRISWADIEPAQFGVGQGKLDRSKITGITRIENGEILLILDLESIVEEMGLFEANLEADLDAIEKFSGMVLLVDDSATARRIEREALEKMGFEVIEATNGEEGLQKLEELYALYGDNLKEKLKLILSDIEMPKMDGYHMAAKIHADKRFKDIPLVFSSSISDAFSDIRGKAVGAEGYLVKFDSNKFYQQIADILNNKDNK